One part of the Amaranthus tricolor cultivar Red isolate AtriRed21 chromosome 16, ASM2621246v1, whole genome shotgun sequence genome encodes these proteins:
- the LOC130802571 gene encoding uncharacterized protein LOC130802571: MHALNLVLDDLSMVSGLSVNKGKNALYFTGVDDAMSFKLVQASQVPKGVLPFRYLGVPLSAKRLGIQDCLVLVEKITSRINHWAARNLSLLDRLHLVRSVIQSMHSYWGQIFILPAKIVQMVKAMCNKFLWSSGRDSKAKSHVAWSHAYLQELNDCAPHGHFSMKIAYKKLLGQHLKVPWRAIWCNNKATPRSVVCIWQAILNRLPTIDRLWMSWNPMCRLCNAALETRDHLFGDYVFIWKVKAFVYIDFHWPTSFAQDVHIMNQLSKKKYNTKDLVITMS, from the exons ATGCATGCCTTAAATCTTGTTCTGGATGATTTATCTATGGTTTCTGGTCTTTCTGTTAATAAAGGCAAGAATGCTCTCTATTTTACTGGTGTTGATGATGCTATGAGTTTTAAGCTTGTCCAAGCTAGTCAGGTACCTAAGGGTGTTCTTCCGTTTAGATATCTTGGGGTCCCTTTATCTGCAAAGAGACTTGGTATCCAGGATTGCTTAGTGTTGGTGGAGAAAATTACGAGTAGAATCAATCACTGGGCTGCTAGGAACCTTTCTTTGCTCGATAGACTTCATCTTGTTCGAAGTGTTATTCAGAGTATGCATTCCTACTGGGGTCAAATCTTTATTCTTCCTGCAAAAATTGTTCAGATGGTTAAAGCTATGTGTAACAAGTTTCTTTGGAGTAGTGGTCGAGACTCTAAAGCTAAGTCTCATGTAGCTTGGAGCCAT GCGTATTTACAAGAACTGAATGATTGTGCTCCTCATGGTCATTTTAGTATGAAAATTGCTTACAAGAAATTATTAGGGCAACATCTTAAGGTTCCTTGGAGGGCTATTTGGTGTAATAATAAGGCGACCCCTAGGAGTGTGGTGTGTATATGGCAAGCTATCCTTAATAGGCTCCCTACTATTGATAGATTGTGGATGTCTTGGAATCCTATGTGTAGGCTATGTAATGCTGCCCTTGAGACTAGAGATCATTTGTTTGGAGACTATGTGTTTATTTGGAAGGTTAAAGCTTTTGTTTACATTGACTTTCATTGGCCAACTTCCTTTGCTCAAGATGTTCATATTATGAATCAGTTGAGTAAGAAGAAATATAATACCAAGGATCTTGTTATTACTATGTCCTGA